A window of Exiguobacterium sp. FSL W8-0210 contains these coding sequences:
- a CDS encoding methionine gamma-lyase family protein: protein MFSELTHYETLRPLIDRAEEQIAPYVKKAQEVAEYNQFRVLDAFRRHKVSDFHFMPSTGYGYNDEGRDTLERIYADVFGAEAGLCRPQIISGTHAIGIALFGLLLPGDELLYITGKPYDTLEEIVGIRGDGRGSLKELGVQYDVVEMKNAETIDVPAVLERITPQTKVVGIQRSKGYATRRSLPVNEIGEAIATIKAVHPHVLIFVDNCYGEFVETIEPTHVGADLMAGSLIKNPGGGLAKTGGYLVGRTDLIERASFRMTTPGIGAEAGPSLSALPDMYQGFYMAPHTVSQALMGAMFTSSMLGQFGFDTAPHHTAERTDLIQSVSFHAPEPMIAFCQAIQAASPVNAHALPIPDYMPGYADDVIMAAGTFVQGSSIELSADGPIRAPYTAYVQGGLTYSHVKIAIISAVNHLMEKQLIPEKNV from the coding sequence ATGTTTTCAGAATTAACCCATTACGAAACGCTCCGTCCGCTCATTGATCGGGCGGAGGAACAGATCGCCCCGTACGTCAAGAAAGCGCAAGAGGTCGCGGAATACAATCAATTCCGCGTCCTCGATGCGTTCCGACGTCACAAGGTCAGTGATTTTCACTTCATGCCGTCAACAGGCTATGGCTACAACGATGAAGGACGCGATACGCTCGAACGGATCTATGCCGATGTCTTCGGTGCGGAAGCCGGTCTTTGTCGTCCGCAAATCATCAGCGGCACCCATGCAATCGGTATCGCGTTGTTCGGTTTGTTATTGCCAGGCGATGAATTGCTTTATATCACAGGAAAACCATACGACACGCTTGAAGAAATCGTCGGAATTCGTGGTGACGGACGCGGTTCATTAAAGGAACTGGGCGTCCAGTATGATGTCGTCGAGATGAAAAACGCTGAGACGATCGACGTACCGGCTGTTCTCGAACGAATCACACCGCAGACGAAGGTCGTCGGGATCCAGCGTTCAAAAGGCTATGCGACACGACGCAGTCTACCCGTCAACGAAATCGGAGAAGCAATCGCCACCATCAAAGCCGTTCATCCGCACGTACTGATCTTCGTCGATAACTGCTACGGTGAGTTCGTCGAGACGATCGAACCGACACACGTCGGGGCGGACTTGATGGCAGGATCGTTGATTAAGAACCCGGGTGGTGGACTTGCGAAGACCGGCGGTTATCTCGTCGGTCGAACGGATTTGATTGAACGAGCGTCATTCCGGATGACGACACCAGGGATTGGCGCCGAAGCCGGTCCATCGTTATCCGCACTTCCGGATATGTACCAAGGCTTCTATATGGCACCACATACGGTGAGCCAAGCGTTGATGGGCGCGATGTTCACGTCGAGCATGCTTGGTCAGTTCGGCTTTGACACGGCACCGCACCATACGGCAGAACGGACGGATTTGATTCAATCGGTCTCGTTCCATGCGCCAGAGCCGATGATTGCCTTCTGTCAGGCGATTCAAGCAGCTTCACCCGTCAATGCACATGCGTTACCGATTCCGGATTATATGCCGGGATATGCGGACGATGTCATCATGGCAGCAGGAACATTCGTACAAGGATCATCGATCGAGTTGTCAGCGGATGGTCCGATCCGTGCGCCCTATACCGCATACGTCCAAGGTGGGTTGACGTATAGCCACGTCAAGATTGCCATCATCTCAGCCGTCAATCACTTGATGGAAAAACAATTAATTCCAGAAAAAAACGTTTAA
- a CDS encoding MerR family transcriptional regulator: MADSSRQSKPLFPIGVVQELTALSARQIRYYEEQGLIKPERTETKRRLYSFNDVDRLLSIKEYLDQGLNIAGIKLIFENDLVKRERVAESVVETRPELSDGELYKLLKNELKEAGRHGKTSLIQGELGRFFK, from the coding sequence ATGGCAGACTCATCACGCCAGTCCAAGCCACTATTTCCCATCGGAGTCGTTCAAGAGTTGACCGCGTTATCTGCCCGCCAGATCCGATATTACGAAGAACAGGGACTGATTAAGCCGGAGCGGACAGAGACGAAGCGTCGCCTCTATTCGTTCAACGATGTCGATCGCCTGTTGTCGATTAAGGAATACCTGGATCAGGGACTGAATATCGCAGGGATCAAATTGATTTTTGAAAACGATCTCGTCAAACGCGAACGCGTTGCGGAGAGCGTCGTCGAGACGCGCCCGGAACTATCTGACGGCGAATTGTATAAACTCCTGAAAAATGAATTGAAGGAAGCAGGACGACATGGAAAGACGTCGCTCATCCAAGGTGAGCTCGGGCGTTTCTTCAAGTAA
- the glnA gene encoding type I glutamate--ammonia ligase — MTRRNITREDILKIAKAEDVRFIRLQFTDILGTIKNVEIPVSQLEKALDNKMMFDGSSIEGFVRIEESDMYLFPDLNTWVVFPWTEDGTGKVARLICDIHNPDGSPFAGDPRGQLKRVLKEMEELGFTSFNVGPEPEFFLFKKDEKGRPTLELNDQGGYFDLAPVDLGENCRKEIVIELENMGFEIEASHHEVAPGQHEIDFKYADAITTADNIQTFKLVVKTIAAKHNLHATFMPKPLFGVNGSGMHANMSLFKGNENVFFDEGNEEMQLSDDARAFTAGILKHARAFTAVCNPTVNSYKRLVPGYEAPCYVAWSARNRSPLVRVPAARGLSTRIEVRSVDPAANPYLALATLLASGLDGIKNNLKAPAPIDRNIYVMDKPERVANGIDDLPSTLSHALEVLKADDVVMHALGDHIAEHFVELKEIEWDMFRTQVTEWERDQYMVLF, encoded by the coding sequence ATGACACGTCGCAACATTACACGAGAAGACATTTTGAAAATCGCTAAAGCTGAGGATGTACGCTTCATTCGCTTACAGTTCACAGATATCCTCGGAACGATCAAGAACGTTGAAATTCCAGTAAGCCAATTGGAAAAAGCACTTGATAACAAAATGATGTTCGATGGTTCATCGATCGAAGGATTCGTCCGGATCGAAGAATCAGATATGTATCTCTTCCCAGACTTAAACACATGGGTCGTCTTCCCATGGACAGAAGATGGAACAGGGAAAGTTGCACGTTTAATCTGTGACATCCATAATCCGGATGGCTCGCCGTTCGCAGGAGACCCACGTGGTCAGCTCAAACGGGTACTTAAAGAGATGGAAGAACTCGGTTTCACATCATTCAACGTTGGACCAGAGCCAGAATTCTTCCTCTTCAAGAAAGATGAAAAAGGTCGCCCGACACTTGAATTGAACGACCAAGGTGGATACTTCGACCTCGCACCAGTCGATCTTGGTGAAAATTGCCGTAAAGAAATCGTCATCGAGCTCGAGAACATGGGCTTTGAAATCGAAGCATCACACCACGAAGTCGCTCCAGGTCAGCACGAAATCGACTTCAAATATGCGGATGCGATCACGACGGCGGATAACATCCAAACGTTCAAACTTGTTGTCAAGACGATTGCGGCGAAGCACAACTTGCACGCGACATTCATGCCAAAACCACTCTTCGGAGTCAACGGATCAGGAATGCACGCGAACATGTCGCTCTTCAAAGGCAACGAGAACGTCTTCTTCGATGAAGGCAACGAAGAAATGCAATTGTCGGATGATGCACGTGCCTTCACAGCAGGTATCCTCAAACACGCACGTGCCTTCACAGCGGTTTGTAACCCGACAGTCAACTCATACAAACGTCTTGTTCCTGGCTACGAAGCGCCTTGCTACGTCGCATGGTCAGCCCGTAACCGTTCACCACTCGTCCGTGTTCCTGCAGCACGTGGACTCTCGACTCGTATCGAAGTTCGTTCAGTCGATCCAGCAGCGAACCCGTACCTTGCGCTTGCGACATTGCTCGCTTCAGGTCTTGATGGAATCAAGAACAACTTGAAAGCACCGGCTCCAATCGACCGTAACATCTACGTCATGGACAAACCGGAACGCGTTGCGAACGGAATCGATGATCTTCCATCAACACTCAGCCACGCACTCGAAGTCTTGAAAGCGGATGACGTCGTCATGCACGCTCTCGGCGATCACATCGCAGAGCACTTCGTTGAATTGAAAGAAATCGAATGGGATATGTTCCGGACGCAAGTCACGGAATGGGAACGCGATCAGTACATGGTCTTGTTCTAA
- a CDS encoding (4Fe-4S)-binding protein, protein MKKGYEGKEITVYFDSEVCIHSGHCVRSLPTVFDVKRRPWIEADGAPVEDVMHVVDGCPSGALSYERREANGAETSGT, encoded by the coding sequence ATGAAAAAAGGATATGAAGGCAAAGAGATCACGGTCTATTTTGATTCGGAAGTCTGCATTCATTCCGGTCATTGTGTACGAAGTCTACCGACCGTCTTTGATGTCAAACGGCGTCCTTGGATTGAAGCGGACGGGGCGCCGGTGGAAGACGTCATGCACGTCGTCGATGGTTGTCCAAGCGGCGCCTTATCTTACGAACGGAGGGAAGCAAATGGAGCTGAAACGAGCGGAACGTAA
- a CDS encoding GNAT family N-acetyltransferase encodes MELKRAERKIEAHQEGEVIGEITYSDTNNGMWIIDHTYVDPAHRNQQIGEQLVAEIVNWAREANVKLLPLCPFAKKEFEHQSDYQDVQANT; translated from the coding sequence ATGGAGCTGAAACGAGCGGAACGTAAAATCGAAGCCCATCAGGAAGGTGAAGTGATTGGAGAAATCACTTACAGCGATACGAACAACGGCATGTGGATCATCGATCACACGTATGTTGATCCCGCGCACCGGAACCAACAGATTGGGGAACAACTTGTTGCCGAGATCGTCAACTGGGCACGGGAAGCAAACGTCAAGCTACTGCCGTTATGTCCGTTTGCGAAAAAAGAGTTCGAACATCAATCGGATTATCAGGACGTACAAGCAAATACGTGA
- a CDS encoding AzlD domain-containing protein, with the protein MEIRPELIGLFLACGLVTWIPRILPFLVLHGLTLPRLVTEWLSFIPVCLLGALFFQNLLIAQDNAFPTISTLHVFAALPTMAVAIFSKSLSWTVITGVVTMAFLRIYL; encoded by the coding sequence ATGGAAATCCGCCCAGAATTAATCGGTCTCTTTTTAGCTTGTGGACTCGTCACTTGGATTCCACGTATCTTACCGTTTCTCGTCCTTCATGGACTGACGTTACCGCGCCTTGTAACGGAATGGCTCTCGTTCATTCCCGTCTGCCTGCTTGGCGCCCTCTTCTTTCAAAATTTACTTATCGCGCAAGACAACGCGTTCCCGACGATTTCGACGCTTCATGTCTTCGCCGCCCTACCGACGATGGCAGTCGCGATTTTCAGTAAAAGTCTTTCTTGGACGGTCATCACCGGTGTCGTCACGATGGCGTTTCTACGGATTTATCTGTAA
- a CDS encoding AzlC family ABC transporter permease produces MSSAFQAGVRACLPTVLGYIGIGFSAGIVGRASGLSPLEVGFMSVFIYAGAAQFIITSLLLLNSPASAIILTTFIVNLRHLLMSLTLAPHVETRHLRDRLGTGTLLTDESFAVAMNTAQKGKISPSFMHGLNLTAYLSWIIATVLGALVGSWFPDPERFGLDFALTAMFIGLLYLQFEGERTRIAVNSCLLLIVLLLLYITMRYFSAEVAVLCATLGGASIGVVITRWKSAQN; encoded by the coding sequence ATGTCATCAGCCTTTCAAGCAGGTGTCCGCGCCTGTCTACCCACCGTCCTTGGCTATATCGGCATCGGCTTTTCCGCAGGGATCGTCGGTCGTGCCTCCGGCTTATCCCCTCTTGAAGTCGGATTCATGTCCGTCTTCATCTATGCCGGCGCCGCTCAATTCATCATCACGAGTCTCTTGCTGTTGAATAGTCCCGCCTCTGCCATCATTCTGACGACATTCATCGTCAATCTCAGGCACTTGTTAATGAGTCTGACGCTCGCTCCGCACGTCGAGACACGCCACCTTCGTGATCGACTCGGTACTGGGACGTTACTGACGGATGAATCGTTCGCTGTCGCAATGAATACTGCGCAAAAAGGGAAGATCTCACCGTCCTTCATGCATGGCTTAAATCTGACCGCGTATCTTAGCTGGATTATCGCAACCGTTCTCGGTGCACTTGTCGGTAGCTGGTTTCCTGATCCCGAGCGCTTCGGTCTCGACTTTGCTCTGACGGCGATGTTCATCGGTTTATTGTACTTACAATTTGAAGGAGAACGTACCCGCATTGCCGTGAATAGTTGCCTCTTATTGATCGTCTTACTTTTGCTTTACATCACCATGCGCTACTTTTCTGCGGAAGTCGCCGTTCTTTGCGCGACACTCGGTGGCGCTAGTATAGGAGTCGTGATCACACGATGGAAATCCGCCCAGAATTAA
- the dhaK gene encoding dihydroxyacetone kinase subunit DhaK — MHKLMKDSNRFVSDMVDGLVLAHPDLYKKVEGVNVVARKVPLDGKVGLVSGGGSGHEPAHAGFVGDGMLAAAVCGEVFTSPTPDMVLEGIKAAHGGKGVLLVVKNYSGDVMNFDMAKELAELEDIEVDTVVVNDDIAIKKEEDRRGVAGTVFVHKIAGAAAAEGKSLSEVKAVAEKVIKGVRSIGMALSPCYMPESGKPGFELHDDEMEIGIGIHGEKGLERKAVASVDAIVKELLDRLTKEVPDKKVAVMVNGMGGTPESELYITYKYVAEELEAHGYEIARSFVGNYMTSLEMHGFSITLLPVDDELLGYLDAETKAIGF; from the coding sequence ATGCACAAATTAATGAAAGATTCGAACCGGTTCGTTTCAGACATGGTCGACGGACTCGTACTTGCTCACCCTGATTTGTATAAAAAAGTCGAAGGTGTTAACGTCGTTGCACGGAAAGTACCACTGGACGGAAAAGTCGGTCTTGTTTCTGGTGGGGGAAGCGGTCACGAACCGGCACACGCTGGATTCGTCGGGGACGGTATGCTTGCTGCGGCTGTTTGTGGGGAAGTGTTCACTTCACCGACACCCGACATGGTGCTTGAAGGTATCAAGGCAGCTCATGGGGGAAAAGGTGTCCTACTCGTCGTCAAGAACTATTCAGGTGACGTCATGAACTTCGATATGGCGAAGGAACTTGCTGAACTCGAGGATATCGAAGTCGATACGGTCGTCGTCAATGATGACATCGCGATCAAAAAGGAAGAGGATCGTCGTGGGGTCGCGGGAACTGTCTTCGTCCATAAGATTGCCGGTGCTGCAGCGGCAGAAGGAAAATCACTAAGTGAAGTCAAAGCAGTTGCGGAAAAAGTCATCAAGGGCGTTCGTTCGATCGGAATGGCACTCTCACCATGTTACATGCCGGAGAGCGGAAAGCCAGGCTTTGAGTTGCATGATGACGAGATGGAGATCGGAATCGGGATCCACGGTGAAAAAGGACTTGAACGAAAAGCAGTCGCTTCCGTTGATGCGATCGTCAAAGAGTTGCTCGATCGTTTGACGAAAGAAGTACCAGACAAAAAAGTCGCCGTCATGGTGAATGGGATGGGCGGAACACCAGAATCCGAACTGTACATCACGTATAAATATGTCGCGGAAGAACTTGAGGCGCATGGTTACGAGATTGCCCGCTCATTCGTTGGAAACTATATGACATCGCTTGAGATGCACGGGTTCTCAATCACGCTCTTACCAGTGGATGATGAACTGCTCGGATATCTCGATGCAGAAACGAAAGCGATTGGATTCTAA
- the dhaL gene encoding dihydroxyacetone kinase subunit DhaL, producing the protein MKLTTEQLQSALLKAAEQIEQHKDELTDLDREIGDGDHGINMSRGFQAVQKTLEEHGEYEDLGALSKEVGMTLIKTIGGASGPLYGTAFVKFAGAFKGKTEVEGAELADAFREATEGIKSRGKSEFGQKTMVDIWTPFQEALSQEGDLKAAIDQALADTKARIATKGRASYFGEATEGVQDPGSLSSALLLGEIAEVLHG; encoded by the coding sequence ATGAAGTTGACGACGGAACAGTTGCAAAGCGCGCTCCTCAAAGCAGCGGAACAGATCGAACAGCATAAGGATGAATTGACGGACCTTGACCGGGAAATTGGTGATGGAGATCATGGAATTAACATGTCGCGTGGCTTCCAAGCAGTCCAGAAGACGCTAGAAGAACACGGCGAATATGAGGATTTAGGAGCTTTATCCAAAGAAGTCGGGATGACGCTGATCAAAACGATTGGTGGGGCATCCGGTCCTTTATACGGGACAGCATTCGTTAAGTTCGCCGGTGCATTCAAAGGGAAAACAGAAGTCGAAGGTGCAGAGCTTGCAGACGCTTTCCGCGAAGCGACGGAAGGGATCAAGTCGCGCGGAAAGTCAGAATTCGGTCAAAAGACGATGGTCGATATCTGGACACCGTTCCAAGAAGCGCTCTCGCAAGAAGGGGACTTGAAAGCGGCAATCGATCAAGCACTTGCTGATACAAAAGCGCGTATCGCAACGAAAGGGCGCGCGTCCTACTTCGGTGAAGCGACGGAAGGCGTCCAGGACCCAGGTAGTTTATCGAGTGCTTTGCTACTCGGCGAAATCGCGGAGGTGCTTCATGGTTAA
- the dhaM gene encoding dihydroxyacetone kinase phosphoryl donor subunit DhaM, with amino-acid sequence MVNLVLVSHSEKLAAGLKELLAEMAPDTPVLVAAGLEDGSIGTDATRIEETLNTLDDDGVVLTDIGSATMNTELALELYSGERTVRFIDAPLVEGAFLAAVLSGQSKSVDEIEDGLKNEFGK; translated from the coding sequence ATGGTTAATCTTGTACTCGTTTCTCATAGTGAAAAACTCGCGGCTGGGCTGAAAGAACTGTTGGCAGAGATGGCACCGGATACGCCAGTCTTAGTAGCAGCCGGTCTTGAAGATGGTAGCATTGGAACAGACGCGACACGAATCGAAGAAACACTGAATACACTAGACGACGATGGAGTCGTCTTAACGGATATCGGTTCTGCGACGATGAACACGGAATTAGCACTTGAATTATACAGTGGCGAACGGACGGTACGTTTTATCGACGCACCACTCGTCGAAGGTGCTTTTCTAGCAGCTGTTTTAAGTGGACAGTCGAAATCCGTCGATGAGATTGAAGACGGATTAAAAAATGAGTTTGGCAAATAA
- the glpK gene encoding glycerol kinase GlpK → MENKYILALDQGTTSSRAIIFDHDGKIVNSAQREFKQYFPQPGWVEHDANEIWGSILAVMAEALGTADIKPEQIAGIGITNQRETTVVWNKETGKPVYHALVWQSRQTSGICDDLKEQGLNQKFRDKTGLLIDAYFSGTKVKWILDNVEGAREQAENGELLFGTIDTWLVWKLSGGKTHITDYTNASRTLMYNIYEQKWDEELLDILGVPASMLPEVRQSSEVYDKTVPYHFFGYEVPIAGIAGDQQAALFGQTCFEAGEGKNTYGTGCFMLMNTGEKAVSSDHGLLTTIAWGVDGKVEYALEGSIFVAGSAIQWLRDGLRMLKHAKDSEGYATKVDSTDGVYVVPAFVGLGAPYWDSDVRGAIFGLTRGTDKEHFVRATLESLAYQTRDVLTAMEQDSGIELKTLRVDGGAVANNFLMQFQSDILGVPVDRPEINETTALGAAYLAGLAVGYWKDKAEIKQQWKLDHQFKPEMKEDDREQRYAGWQKAVEATMVFKPSK, encoded by the coding sequence ATGGAAAACAAGTATATCCTAGCACTCGACCAAGGTACGACAAGCTCACGTGCGATCATCTTCGATCACGACGGGAAAATCGTCAACTCGGCACAACGGGAATTCAAGCAATACTTCCCACAACCAGGCTGGGTCGAGCATGATGCAAACGAAATCTGGGGTTCAATTCTTGCTGTCATGGCAGAAGCACTCGGAACTGCAGATATCAAACCTGAGCAAATCGCCGGAATCGGAATCACGAACCAACGTGAAACGACAGTCGTCTGGAACAAAGAAACAGGTAAACCGGTTTATCACGCACTCGTTTGGCAATCGCGTCAAACGTCTGGTATCTGTGACGACTTAAAAGAACAAGGCTTGAACCAGAAGTTCCGTGATAAAACAGGACTTCTGATTGATGCCTACTTCTCTGGTACGAAAGTCAAATGGATCCTTGATAATGTCGAAGGTGCGCGTGAGCAAGCAGAGAACGGTGAATTACTCTTCGGTACGATCGATACGTGGCTCGTTTGGAAACTGTCTGGTGGAAAAACGCATATCACGGATTACACGAACGCTTCACGAACATTGATGTATAACATCTACGAACAAAAATGGGATGAAGAGTTACTCGATATCCTCGGTGTTCCTGCTTCGATGTTGCCAGAAGTTCGTCAGTCGAGTGAAGTCTACGACAAAACGGTACCGTATCACTTCTTCGGTTACGAAGTGCCAATCGCCGGGATCGCTGGTGACCAACAAGCCGCACTCTTCGGTCAAACATGCTTTGAAGCGGGTGAAGGGAAAAACACATACGGTACTGGTTGTTTCATGCTCATGAACACGGGTGAGAAAGCCGTTTCTTCTGACCATGGACTCCTGACGACGATTGCTTGGGGCGTTGATGGAAAAGTCGAATATGCGCTTGAGGGTTCTATCTTCGTCGCTGGTTCTGCGATTCAGTGGCTCCGTGATGGACTCCGTATGTTGAAACACGCGAAAGATTCAGAAGGTTACGCAACGAAAGTCGACTCAACAGACGGCGTCTACGTCGTTCCTGCCTTCGTTGGTCTCGGCGCGCCGTACTGGGATTCAGATGTTCGTGGAGCAATCTTCGGATTAACACGCGGAACTGATAAGGAGCACTTCGTTCGGGCAACGCTTGAATCACTTGCTTACCAAACACGCGACGTATTGACAGCAATGGAACAAGATTCTGGAATCGAACTGAAAACACTTCGTGTCGACGGTGGTGCTGTAGCCAATAACTTCTTGATGCAGTTCCAATCGGACATCCTCGGCGTTCCTGTCGATCGTCCAGAAATCAACGAAACGACAGCACTCGGTGCAGCCTACCTTGCTGGATTAGCCGTCGGTTACTGGAAAGATAAAGCGGAAATCAAACAACAATGGAAGCTCGATCATCAGTTTAAACCAGAGATGAAAGAAGACGATCGTGAACAACGCTATGCTGGATGGCAAAAAGCAGTGGAAGCGACAATGGTCTTTAAACCATCGAAATAA
- a CDS encoding MIP/aquaporin family protein has protein sequence MNNFVLEMIGTMILILLGDGVVAGVVLRKTKSENSGWIVITFAWGLAVMTGAFVAAESGAHLNPALTIALALNSDLPWADVPVYIAGQLVGAFIGAILVWLHYMKHFEATDDQAAKLGVFATGPAIRHTPSNLISEIIGTFVLVFGILALGLTTFGDGLKPLIVGLLVVVIGLSLGGTTGYAINPARDLGPRIAHAILPIPNKGSSDWGYSWIPVVGPIIGGALAVFIYQLIY, from the coding sequence ATGAATAACTTTGTACTAGAAATGATCGGTACGATGATCCTCATTCTGCTCGGGGATGGTGTCGTCGCCGGTGTCGTCTTGAGAAAGACGAAGTCCGAAAACAGCGGATGGATTGTCATCACGTTCGCTTGGGGTCTTGCCGTCATGACAGGAGCATTCGTCGCTGCTGAGAGTGGAGCGCACTTGAACCCTGCTTTAACAATTGCACTTGCTTTAAACTCTGATTTACCGTGGGCAGACGTTCCTGTCTATATTGCCGGACAACTTGTCGGAGCTTTCATCGGCGCCATTCTCGTTTGGCTTCATTACATGAAACATTTTGAAGCGACTGATGATCAAGCTGCAAAACTCGGTGTGTTCGCAACAGGTCCAGCGATTCGCCATACGCCGTCGAACTTGATTTCTGAAATCATCGGGACATTCGTTCTCGTCTTCGGTATCTTGGCGCTCGGTTTAACGACATTCGGTGACGGCTTAAAACCACTTATCGTCGGTTTACTCGTCGTCGTCATCGGTCTATCACTTGGTGGTACAACAGGATATGCCATCAACCCGGCCCGTGACCTTGGACCGCGTATCGCACACGCTATCCTACCGATTCCGAATAAAGGTTCATCTGACTGGGGCTACTCATGGATTCCAGTCGTCGGTCCAATCATCGGTGGAGCGCTTGCCGTGTTCATCTATCAATTGATCTACTAA
- a CDS encoding metal-binding protein: MPSGNVHDTVNTVALTGYVAYSVATQQTDWLPTAIGIAVGTLWLSPDLDLKSEPYYRFGPFRVLWMPYVKIMPHRSIWSHGLIIGDVIRLLYSAALVIPLLFLSLYFQVIASETIDSWFASLPAFVIGIMVASTIHILLDYSSSWFRPKKRKKRRR; the protein is encoded by the coding sequence ATGCCTTCAGGAAATGTACATGATACCGTCAATACCGTCGCACTGACGGGTTACGTTGCGTATTCGGTCGCAACGCAACAAACCGATTGGTTACCGACTGCCATCGGTATCGCTGTCGGTACGCTTTGGTTGTCACCTGACCTCGATTTAAAGTCAGAACCGTATTATCGCTTTGGACCATTTCGAGTCCTGTGGATGCCTTATGTGAAGATCATGCCCCACCGCTCGATCTGGTCACACGGATTGATCATTGGGGATGTCATTCGACTCCTTTATAGTGCTGCACTTGTGATTCCCTTATTATTTCTCAGCTTGTATTTTCAAGTCATCGCGTCAGAGACCATCGATTCCTGGTTTGCTTCCCTACCCGCTTTTGTCATTGGTATCATGGTGGCGAGTACAATTCATATCCTACTAGATTATTCCAGTAGTTGGTTTCGACCTAAAAAAAGAAAAAAGCGTCGTCGTTAA
- the lexA gene encoding transcriptional repressor LexA, with protein sequence MRKMSKRQQEILDYIVSEVKLKGYPPSVREIGEAVGLASSSTVHGHLDRLEKRGMIRRDPTKPRAIEILLDKPEEITEAIVHVPVIGKVTAGLPITAIENIEEQFPLPAHYVGNETVFMLTIDGESMINAGILDGDRVIVRQQNTAENGEIVVAMTEDSEATVKRFFLEDQQVRLQPENDSMDPMYFDNVSILGKVIGVYRTIH encoded by the coding sequence ATGCGGAAAATGTCTAAGCGCCAACAAGAGATTCTCGACTACATCGTCTCTGAAGTGAAACTGAAGGGGTATCCACCATCAGTTCGTGAAATCGGAGAAGCAGTCGGACTCGCGTCTAGCTCGACGGTACACGGTCATTTGGATCGACTCGAGAAACGGGGAATGATTCGCCGTGACCCGACGAAACCACGTGCGATTGAGATATTGCTTGATAAGCCTGAAGAAATCACGGAAGCCATCGTTCATGTTCCCGTCATCGGGAAAGTCACAGCTGGTCTTCCGATTACAGCGATTGAAAACATCGAAGAACAATTCCCGCTTCCTGCACATTATGTAGGAAACGAAACGGTCTTCATGTTGACGATCGATGGTGAATCGATGATTAACGCAGGTATTCTTGACGGCGATCGTGTCATCGTACGCCAACAAAACACAGCAGAAAACGGAGAAATCGTCGTAGCTATGACCGAAGATAGCGAAGCGACGGTGAAACGGTTCTTCTTAGAAGATCAACAGGTACGTCTACAACCAGAAAATGACTCGATGGATCCGATGTATTTCGATAATGTCTCCATTCTTGGTAAGGTAATCGGCGTGTATCGGACGATTCATTGA
- the yneA gene encoding cell division suppressor protein YneA encodes MIHTIRTHAFSILFYALSIAFVIFLLTPRPDEKVAQLMTASVTVDENATVEQIAEVYNDGSMSDEEYVNWLIKNNDVETKHVISKSKIVVPIAQQ; translated from the coding sequence ATGATTCATACGATTCGTACTCATGCTTTTTCAATTCTCTTCTATGCATTAAGTATTGCTTTCGTGATCTTTTTACTCACACCACGCCCGGATGAAAAAGTGGCGCAACTAATGACAGCTTCCGTTACGGTCGATGAGAACGCTACAGTCGAACAAATTGCTGAAGTCTACAATGACGGTTCGATGTCAGATGAGGAATACGTCAACTGGTTGATTAAAAATAATGATGTCGAGACAAAACATGTCATCTCAAAAAGCAAAATCGTTGTACCAATCGCACAACAATGA